Below is a genomic region from Bacillus mycoides.
TCATTGTATATAGTAACTGAGCTTTTTAATCTTTGTATTGCTTCATTTGTAGAAGCATTATATGCGAGTGTTTGTGCCCCTGCATATTTTATAAAGTTCTTTTTCCCATTCTTTTCAACACCAAAACTTATATTACCGGAATCTTGTTGGTCAAAAACCGCAAATACTGTACCTAGTTTTGTAAGCCAATCAAAATTATGATGTTTTTTTAGTTGGAATGTTATAGTATCTAACTGAATTTTAACTGGAATATCTTTCATAATTCACCTCAAATTTAATATAATTAAGTTGTCCATTACAGTATTCGACATATTTTGTGAAATCCCTATATTTATAAACTTAAATTTTATAAATATAATAATATACAGTTATAAGGAGGAAAGCAAATGGATGGAAAAATCATAATTAAACCGTACCAACAATATTGGCATACAGAGTTTTTAAATGAAAAAAATAAAATTGTGCCGTTACTCCATGAAGAAATTATTGCTATTGAACATATCGGAAGCACAGCCGTAGAAGGGTTAGGGGCTAAACCTCTTATTGATATGATGATCGGCGTTACAAATTTACAAATTACCGAAAATTGGAGGGAAGCCCTAGAAGAAATTGGCTATGAATATGTTCCTAAAAAAACACCTAATTGGCGTTTTTTTAGAAAAGGTAAATGGAGAGCTGGTACCCACCATTTACATGTTTATATTTATAATAGCGAAGAATGGAGGAACAACCTTTTATTTCGAGACTTTCTAATAAATCATGAGTGGGCACGTGAAGAATATAGAAAATTAAAAGAGATGCTTGCTGCTACCTATCCTTTTGATCGTGTTTCATATACAAATGCAAAAGCACCGTTTATTCAAAATATATTAGAAATGGCTAAAAAAGAAAATTAACTTACTATAAGTGGTTTACAAATTTTCATTTTATTTTAATCTTTCTTTCATGTTCCTTTCTTTTTCACTTGATACACTGCTGATTATAGAGCTTTTGAGTCAAAAGGAGATTATATAAAATGGAGAAAATACTTAGAAATAAATATTTCCATATATATGTTAAAATAATTGGTATTACTATTATTGTTTGTAGTGTAGAATTGCTATTTATTAATGTTTTGTACGGGAATGTATTAAATGTACAATGGCTAAATAAGAAATTAGGTTCTTTAGGTGAATACGGGGTAATTATAGCTGCATCATTATGGTTCTTACGTCATATATGGTTATTTTTAAAGAAGAAACATATTCACGGATTTAAAATAATTAAAGAGCTATATCTTTTTATAAAACATTTTCACGTATTAATTGGATACGCTGTAATAGCTGTTGCGACTACTCACGGTGTTTACTTTTTAATAAAAGGAAGTCGTCATATAATACTAATATACAGTGGTATATTTTCTCTTTTAACCTTAATAACATTAGGGGTTGCGGGATTTGTTTTACAGAAATCTAATCAGAAAACAAAATTGAAGATGTATCGAAAAACACATCAAATTATTGCAGTCATATTCGGAATAGGATTACTTATTCATTTAATCGTATAGGAGGAAGTATCGTTGCAACATATACTAATTATTGAGGATGAGGAAAGCTTAGCAGATTTTTTAGAATTAGAATTAAAGTATGAAGGATATATAGTAGATATA
It encodes:
- a CDS encoding GrpB family protein; its protein translation is MDGKIIIKPYQQYWHTEFLNEKNKIVPLLHEEIIAIEHIGSTAVEGLGAKPLIDMMIGVTNLQITENWREALEEIGYEYVPKKTPNWRFFRKGKWRAGTHHLHVYIYNSEEWRNNLLFRDFLINHEWAREEYRKLKEMLAATYPFDRVSYTNAKAPFIQNILEMAKKEN